From a single Ignavibacteria bacterium genomic region:
- a CDS encoding SUMF1/EgtB/PvdO family nonheme iron enzyme — MKLQTIFVKTLFLAVIILSMPVLSTSLHKEKGDIVQSVSIQISPFDAQCKINGTVVVPAEVKKLPVGEYSVELTKAGYKTYNSKFTVSENNRHFIFIMEPENITGLLVKTTPQGASVYIDDEFKGTSDAGYLLPVKKYTVRVELDKYLPVVQTIDGTVPAKLYTLDLKLVKNTGFLKINSNAQNLIVEIDGEVVEQQQQYELVTGTHRVKVTGTNYSEYRTEVTITRGKTTTIKANLEKLTGVLQLNVTPANSLVMIGKANYESIKTVELEPGKYLISLSADLHDSYSTEVTIQKGKTSRVNVNLKKNAGVLAVTRKPDNVRINVDGVDYGAVNRVELSPGEHLLTAQIDSSWYPFSQNISVAKNKTTNVKIDLKRIKGTFLFNSVPFTSKVKLIQNFEKKFEFTGTKIIEELPVGDYTVVVTCEGHKGLRKEITILEDKSYALDLKLEPGSDDMLVSEMVKNRFVMNKIDRGYFYMGATLEQGSTTRMEQPVRLVAVDQFYIATTEVTRALWEEIMGSDPSIFAAGGDKALLPVENISWLDAVAFCNKLSEKEGLTPAYKIEGDSVSCDFAATGFRLPTEAEWEFAARGSDSLKQFRFSGSNSPEMVGWINSNSGKKTNAVAQKNKNTNGLYDMTGNVAEFCNDWYDKYNPNEVANPKGPQSGRKIVVRGGSWNSTEGKSRVAARDSMGMGQKKSTTGLRLVRKGN; from the coding sequence ATGAAACTTCAAACCATATTCGTAAAAACGCTTTTTTTGGCAGTGATAATATTATCGATGCCGGTTCTTTCAACCTCTCTTCATAAAGAGAAAGGGGATATTGTACAGAGCGTTTCGATTCAGATATCACCTTTTGACGCTCAATGCAAAATAAACGGCACAGTCGTGGTGCCTGCGGAAGTGAAAAAACTTCCCGTTGGTGAATACTCGGTGGAACTGACAAAAGCGGGTTACAAAACATATAACAGCAAGTTTACTGTATCGGAGAACAACCGCCACTTCATTTTTATAATGGAACCGGAGAATATTACGGGATTGCTCGTAAAAACGACACCCCAGGGTGCCTCGGTTTACATTGATGATGAATTTAAGGGGACCAGCGATGCGGGATATCTCCTCCCTGTAAAGAAATATACCGTGAGGGTTGAGCTTGACAAGTATCTCCCCGTGGTTCAAACCATCGACGGAACCGTTCCTGCAAAGCTTTACACCCTCGATCTGAAACTGGTTAAGAACACCGGATTCCTAAAAATAAATTCAAATGCACAAAATCTGATCGTCGAAATAGATGGCGAGGTGGTTGAACAACAGCAGCAGTATGAACTTGTTACCGGCACTCACAGGGTCAAGGTAACAGGCACAAATTATTCGGAATACAGGACTGAAGTAACCATAACCCGCGGGAAAACTACCACAATAAAGGCAAATCTTGAGAAACTGACGGGTGTTTTACAGCTTAATGTAACCCCCGCAAACTCACTCGTGATGATTGGCAAGGCAAATTACGAAAGCATCAAAACCGTTGAGCTTGAACCGGGGAAGTACCTGATATCCCTTTCCGCCGATCTTCATGACTCATACAGCACCGAAGTTACTATTCAAAAAGGGAAAACCTCCCGGGTTAATGTAAACCTGAAGAAAAACGCGGGAGTTCTGGCTGTTACAAGAAAACCTGATAATGTGCGGATAAATGTTGATGGTGTTGATTACGGCGCTGTAAACAGAGTCGAACTTTCTCCCGGAGAACATCTCCTGACAGCACAGATTGATTCATCCTGGTACCCTTTTTCACAAAACATCTCCGTGGCAAAAAACAAAACGACGAATGTGAAGATTGATCTAAAAAGAATAAAAGGGACATTCCTTTTCAACTCGGTTCCTTTTACGAGCAAAGTGAAACTTATCCAAAATTTCGAGAAGAAATTTGAGTTTACGGGCACCAAAATTATTGAGGAACTCCCTGTCGGGGATTACACGGTTGTTGTAACCTGTGAAGGACACAAAGGATTGAGAAAAGAAATAACCATTCTTGAAGACAAATCTTATGCCCTCGATCTAAAACTTGAACCGGGAAGTGATGACATGCTTGTTTCGGAGATGGTAAAAAACAGATTTGTGATGAATAAAATAGACCGCGGTTATTTCTACATGGGAGCCACACTTGAACAGGGTTCGACCACGAGGATGGAACAACCCGTCCGCCTCGTTGCTGTTGATCAGTTTTACATAGCAACAACCGAAGTCACCCGTGCCCTTTGGGAGGAAATAATGGGGAGTGACCCCTCAATATTTGCTGCGGGTGGAGACAAAGCACTCCTTCCCGTCGAAAACATTTCGTGGCTGGATGCGGTGGCATTTTGCAACAAATTGAGTGAGAAGGAAGGACTTACCCCCGCATATAAAATTGAAGGGGATTCCGTCTCCTGCGATTTTGCTGCTACAGGATTCAGATTGCCGACCGAGGCCGAGTGGGAATTCGCCGCAAGAGGTTCCGACTCCCTAAAACAGTTCCGTTTTTCAGGCAGCAATTCACCCGAAATGGTCGGATGGATAAATTCCAATTCAGGCAAAAAGACCAATGCCGTTGCCCAAAAAAACAAAAACACCAACGGTTTATATGACATGACAGGAAATGTCGCAGAATTCTGTAACGACTGGTACGATAAATACAACCCGAATGAAGTTGCCAATCCAAAAGGACCGCAATCGGGAAGAAAAATCGTGGTCAGAGGCGGGAGTTGGAACTCGACAGAAGGTAAATCAAGGGTCGCTGCCCGTGATTCGATGGGAATGGGACAGAAAAAATCGACCACCGGTCTTCGCCTTGTCAGAAAAGGCAATTAA
- the tkt gene encoding transketolase gives MDAVQKANSGHPGAPMGLAPLGYFLFNEVMNFNPKEPHWINRDRFVLSGGHGSMLLYSLLHLSGFDLSLDDIKNFRQWESLTPGHPERGHTSGVEATTGPLGQGVANAVGMALAYEFMAAKFNKPGFEIFDHFVYAICGDGDMMEGISHEAASFAGNQKLSRLILFYDDNGISIDGKTSLSFTDETEKRFLSYGWNVYNIYDVNELDRLRMVLHETRSSDRPCLVITKTNIGYGSPNKQDTAKAHGSPLGDKEIELTKKNLGWEYPEPFTVPDEVKTHFATAVEDKIKTWVSWNNLFAEYKKQYPDEAALLDLVLGDGLKGEFPIDESMFPDLSEKLASRASSQKVINTLDKAYPTLLGGSADLTESNLTDFKELPSFSPANRKGRNLHYGVREHGMGAVMNGMAMYGGIIPFGGTFLVFSDYMRPAIRLAAMQNLQVIYVFTHDSIGLGEDGPTHQPVEHIQSLRMIPGLTVIRPADSHETVYAWKAALENTTGPTALILSRQGLPVIKEKAQPVENLAKGAYIVRDCEGTPDVILIGTGSELELAVKAGEKLAEAGKKARVVSFPSWELFELQSEEYKQSIFPDEVKNRVSVEAGTGFGWERYTGSREKQISLDHFGASAPAGILYDKFGITVEKIVEAANK, from the coding sequence ATGGATGCTGTTCAGAAGGCAAATTCAGGGCATCCGGGTGCGCCGATGGGTCTTGCCCCGCTCGGTTACTTCCTTTTTAACGAAGTGATGAACTTCAACCCCAAAGAGCCGCATTGGATAAACAGAGACAGATTCGTCCTCTCGGGCGGACATGGCAGCATGCTCCTCTATTCCCTTCTTCACCTTTCGGGGTTCGATCTTTCACTCGATGACATTAAAAATTTCAGACAATGGGAAAGTCTCACACCCGGTCACCCCGAAAGAGGTCACACAAGCGGTGTCGAGGCAACGACCGGTCCGTTGGGTCAGGGTGTTGCAAACGCAGTGGGAATGGCACTCGCTTATGAGTTTATGGCTGCCAAATTTAACAAACCCGGGTTCGAGATATTCGATCATTTTGTTTATGCCATCTGCGGTGACGGTGACATGATGGAAGGAATTTCCCATGAAGCTGCATCTTTCGCAGGGAACCAGAAACTCAGCCGCCTCATCCTTTTTTATGATGACAACGGTATCTCGATCGACGGAAAAACCTCTCTTTCTTTCACTGATGAGACTGAAAAGAGATTTTTAAGTTACGGCTGGAATGTCTATAATATTTATGATGTGAACGAACTGGACAGACTCAGGATGGTGCTTCACGAAACCAGAAGCAGTGACCGCCCCTGTCTCGTGATTACCAAAACAAATATCGGATACGGCAGTCCCAACAAGCAGGATACTGCAAAAGCTCATGGTTCCCCTCTCGGAGATAAGGAAATAGAGCTGACCAAAAAGAACCTTGGCTGGGAATACCCCGAGCCGTTTACCGTTCCTGATGAAGTGAAGACACACTTCGCCACCGCAGTTGAAGATAAAATTAAAACATGGGTTTCGTGGAACAACCTTTTTGCTGAATACAAAAAACAGTACCCTGATGAAGCGGCACTTCTTGATCTGGTTTTGGGTGACGGACTCAAAGGTGAATTTCCCATTGACGAATCGATGTTCCCCGACCTCTCGGAAAAACTTGCATCCAGAGCATCTTCGCAAAAAGTGATTAATACCCTGGATAAGGCATACCCCACATTGCTTGGCGGTTCTGCCGATTTAACCGAGTCAAATCTTACTGATTTTAAGGAATTGCCCTCTTTTTCACCCGCCAACAGAAAAGGAAGAAATCTCCATTACGGCGTTCGCGAACATGGAATGGGCGCTGTGATGAACGGGATGGCGATGTATGGCGGAATAATTCCTTTCGGCGGCACTTTCCTCGTTTTTTCCGACTACATGAGGCCGGCAATTCGTCTTGCAGCGATGCAAAACCTTCAGGTAATTTATGTGTTCACTCATGACAGCATCGGACTTGGTGAAGACGGTCCTACACACCAGCCGGTTGAGCATATTCAAAGTCTGCGGATGATTCCGGGTTTAACCGTGATCAGACCTGCCGACAGTCACGAAACAGTTTATGCATGGAAAGCAGCTCTTGAAAACACAACAGGTCCAACAGCACTTATTCTTTCCCGTCAAGGTTTGCCCGTTATCAAAGAGAAAGCCCAACCGGTAGAAAATCTCGCAAAAGGTGCCTATATAGTGAGGGACTGTGAAGGAACTCCCGATGTAATCCTTATCGGAACGGGTTCGGAACTTGAACTTGCTGTAAAAGCAGGTGAAAAGCTTGCGGAAGCCGGTAAAAAGGCAAGAGTTGTAAGTTTTCCTTCATGGGAACTGTTCGAACTCCAAAGTGAAGAATATAAACAAAGCATTTTCCCCGATGAAGTGAAAAATCGAGTTTCAGTTGAAGCCGGTACAGGTTTTGGCTGGGAGAGATATACAGGAAGCCGAGAAAAACAAATCTCTCTCGATCATTTTGGTGCCTCAGCCCCTGCCGGTATCCTCTACGACAAGTTCGGGATTACGGTTGAAAAAATCGTAGAGGCTGCAAACAAATAA
- the mutS gene encoding DNA mismatch repair protein MutS: MAQYFKIKQANPDTVLLFRMGDFYETFEEDARIASKVLGITLTKRANGAAGEVPLAGFPHHAVESYLPKLVRAGYRVAICEQVEDPKLAKGIVKREVIEVVTPGVVFSDKVLDLKKNNYLMAVNFADPVSGVAFCDISTGDFSLFEVETAHLTDQIGVIAPAEVLSPRKSRDVVTALLSSSGSEARITKLDDWIFNREYAKEILLKHFGTVNLKGYGAGEMEVALPAAGAVLHYLQETQKANLTHLTKLSVYNPSEYMVLDWSTKRNLEITYSMADGGKDGTLFAVLDKTETPMGGRLLKKWISSPLTKLEPILQRQESVEALYNVKKTREKLKKSLSNIGDLERLISRICTGRATPREIVSLKYSLLEIPEIIKILYEIDNLVMNRLRESLVPLNDVTAKIDEAISDNPPLSLADGGVIKRGYSIELDEMREILYSGKDWITDLQKVERERTGISSLKISFNRVFGYYIEISNVHREKVPPEYIRKQTLVNAERYITPDLKVYEEKVLHAEDNIRSLESELFNDVRMYTSSFTEVVQKNAKLIAMLDCLNSFAEAAVEYNYVKPLVNESKKIEIFDSRHPVVERILPPGEKFTSNDYLLDCEKDQIIVLTGPNMAGKSVYLRQLGLLVLLAQIGSFVPAKKAEIGIVDRIFTRVGASDNITAGESTFLVEMQEAANILNNATDKSLILLDEIGRGTSTFDGLSIAWSMTEYLHENPRSAAKTLFATHYHELNEMAEIFPRIKNYRVQVREYDDKVIFLHKVSPGSADHSYGIQVAMMAGLPLEVTSRAKEILSNLESKELTPYEVKKARKIKKEQEEQGFYQLSLFEFTDDALRKEISDIKVEELTPVQALNKLDELKKKLKD, from the coding sequence ATGGCTCAATATTTCAAGATAAAACAGGCAAATCCAGATACCGTCCTCCTCTTCAGGATGGGGGATTTCTATGAGACATTTGAAGAAGATGCACGAATTGCATCAAAAGTACTCGGTATCACCCTCACCAAAAGAGCAAACGGTGCCGCTGGCGAAGTGCCCCTCGCAGGTTTCCCCCACCATGCAGTGGAAAGCTATCTCCCGAAACTCGTGAGAGCCGGTTACCGTGTCGCAATCTGTGAGCAGGTGGAAGACCCGAAACTCGCCAAGGGAATAGTGAAAAGGGAAGTCATCGAAGTGGTTACTCCCGGAGTTGTTTTCTCGGATAAAGTGCTCGACCTGAAAAAGAACAACTACCTTATGGCTGTGAATTTTGCGGATCCTGTCTCGGGTGTGGCGTTCTGTGATATCTCCACTGGCGATTTTTCCCTCTTCGAAGTGGAGACTGCACACCTCACCGATCAGATCGGTGTGATTGCCCCGGCGGAAGTCCTCTCTCCGCGAAAATCGAGGGATGTTGTCACCGCCCTCCTCTCTTCCTCGGGAAGTGAAGCGAGAATAACCAAACTTGACGACTGGATTTTTAACCGTGAGTATGCAAAGGAAATCCTTTTGAAGCACTTCGGAACGGTTAATCTAAAGGGATATGGTGCGGGTGAAATGGAGGTCGCTCTCCCTGCCGCAGGTGCGGTACTCCACTATCTACAGGAGACACAAAAAGCAAACCTGACCCACCTGACAAAACTCTCGGTTTACAATCCTTCAGAGTATATGGTTCTCGACTGGTCAACCAAACGAAATCTTGAGATTACATATTCGATGGCTGACGGAGGGAAAGACGGGACACTTTTTGCGGTCCTCGACAAAACCGAAACTCCAATGGGCGGAAGACTCCTCAAAAAATGGATATCCTCCCCCCTCACGAAGCTTGAACCGATACTTCAAAGACAGGAATCTGTTGAAGCCCTCTACAATGTGAAAAAGACGAGAGAGAAGCTTAAAAAAAGCCTCTCCAACATCGGTGATCTGGAAAGGCTTATCTCCAGAATCTGCACGGGACGAGCCACACCAAGGGAAATTGTGTCGCTGAAATATTCCCTGCTGGAAATTCCTGAGATAATCAAGATTTTATACGAAATCGACAACCTTGTAATGAACCGTCTGAGGGAGTCACTTGTACCCCTGAACGATGTCACTGCAAAAATTGATGAGGCAATCTCCGATAATCCTCCGCTTTCTCTCGCTGATGGAGGAGTAATCAAGCGCGGATACAGCATCGAACTCGATGAAATGAGGGAAATCCTCTATTCGGGCAAGGACTGGATCACCGACCTCCAAAAAGTGGAACGGGAGAGAACGGGAATCTCCTCTCTTAAAATAAGTTTCAATCGTGTCTTTGGTTACTACATCGAAATAAGTAATGTCCACAGGGAAAAGGTACCCCCCGAGTACATCAGGAAGCAGACCCTCGTGAACGCTGAAAGATACATTACTCCCGATCTCAAGGTCTATGAAGAAAAGGTTTTGCACGCGGAAGATAATATCCGTTCCCTCGAGTCGGAGCTTTTTAACGATGTAAGAATGTACACTTCATCATTCACGGAAGTGGTGCAAAAAAACGCAAAACTGATAGCCATGCTCGACTGTCTAAACTCGTTCGCGGAAGCCGCTGTTGAGTACAACTATGTAAAACCTCTCGTAAACGAGTCAAAAAAGATAGAAATATTCGATTCCCGTCACCCCGTGGTTGAAAGGATACTCCCTCCCGGAGAGAAATTTACATCCAATGATTACCTGCTCGACTGTGAAAAGGACCAGATAATAGTGCTCACCGGACCAAACATGGCAGGAAAATCGGTTTATCTCCGTCAACTTGGGTTGCTGGTGTTGCTCGCACAAATCGGTTCCTTTGTCCCGGCTAAAAAAGCTGAAATCGGAATAGTTGACCGGATTTTCACCCGTGTGGGAGCAAGCGATAACATCACTGCCGGTGAAAGCACATTCCTGGTTGAGATGCAGGAGGCGGCTAATATATTGAATAACGCAACTGACAAAAGCCTCATCCTTCTCGATGAAATCGGGAGAGGTACCAGTACATTTGACGGACTCTCAATTGCGTGGTCGATGACCGAATACCTTCACGAAAACCCCCGCTCCGCTGCAAAAACACTATTTGCCACCCATTATCACGAACTGAACGAGATGGCGGAAATATTCCCGCGCATCAAAAATTACAGGGTGCAGGTGAGGGAATACGATGACAAGGTAATCTTCCTTCACAAGGTTTCACCGGGAAGTGCAGATCACTCCTACGGTATTCAGGTAGCGATGATGGCGGGTCTCCCGTTGGAAGTTACTTCGAGAGCAAAAGAGATTCTCTCAAACCTTGAAAGCAAGGAACTTACTCCTTATGAAGTGAAAAAGGCAAGAAAGATCAAAAAGGAGCAGGAAGAACAGGGATTTTATCAATTGTCACTCTTTGAATTTACGGATGACGCACTGAGGAAGGAGATTTCGGATATAAAAGTTGAGGAACTTACTCCAGTTCAGGCACTGAACAAACTCGATGAACTGAAGAAAAAACTTAAGGACTGA
- a CDS encoding SUMF1/EgtB/PvdO family nonheme iron enzyme: protein MKLLFTALALSLFSFSFVNEEKGAQPLDLIFVEGGSFAMGCFDPRIPCDDDESELRDVTVYAFYISTTEITQGLWEDVMGNNISIVREPSLPANNISWYDAVKFCNNLSLKYNLNPCYTIRGQKVTCNFKANGYRLPTEAEWEYAARGGKSGKMKLFSGNDDPLQVGWYKQNSNGKMRPPKQKSPNELGIFDMSGNLWEWCWDWYAPYSGEQVIDPKGPDKGTGKVLRGGSWNYDSNSARNSNRFYTSPNSRSATFGFRVVKKVG, encoded by the coding sequence ATGAAACTCCTCTTCACAGCGCTGGCACTTTCCCTTTTCTCGTTCTCTTTTGTGAATGAAGAGAAAGGGGCACAGCCACTTGATTTGATTTTTGTGGAGGGAGGGAGTTTTGCCATGGGTTGTTTCGATCCCAGGATTCCGTGTGATGATGATGAATCGGAACTGAGGGATGTTACGGTATATGCTTTTTATATTTCAACGACCGAGATAACCCAGGGATTGTGGGAAGATGTAATGGGAAACAACATTTCAATTGTGCGTGAGCCCTCGCTTCCTGCAAACAACATAAGCTGGTACGATGCCGTCAAGTTTTGCAACAACCTCAGCCTTAAATACAATCTGAATCCTTGTTACACAATACGCGGACAGAAAGTCACCTGCAACTTCAAGGCAAACGGCTACAGGTTGCCGACCGAAGCGGAATGGGAATACGCTGCAAGGGGTGGCAAATCGGGCAAAATGAAACTTTTCAGCGGAAATGATGATCCTCTACAGGTCGGGTGGTATAAACAGAATTCGAACGGAAAAATGCGTCCACCGAAGCAGAAATCGCCCAATGAACTCGGAATATTCGATATGTCGGGAAATCTTTGGGAGTGGTGCTGGGACTGGTATGCTCCATACTCGGGTGAGCAGGTTATCGATCCCAAGGGACCTGACAAGGGAACGGGAAAGGTTCTCCGCGGTGGAAGTTGGAATTATGACAGCAACTCAGCCAGAAACTCAAACAGATTTTACACATCACCCAACTCGAGATCTGCCACATTTGGTTTCAGAGTTGTGAAAAAAGTCGGATAG